The following coding sequences lie in one Oncorhynchus nerka isolate Pitt River linkage group LG14, Oner_Uvic_2.0, whole genome shotgun sequence genomic window:
- the LOC115141582 gene encoding TLC domain-containing protein 3A-like: MYMLACGVVFFPGLFFISRKVLESTFKNWNDADVFVVSERLLSSIHATLATIVGFIIATASNDVMSDRHRLTNEFVWFGAPYMAFDIYAMYLSNYHSQKVRGHEAYMKHSLLTIKLFLLRYPLLVFHHMVLLTVFMPITLFLRTGLGGDFFIGCFFMAEFSTPFVSLGKVLMQLGLEDSWLHRVNGVMVLLSFFTCRILSFPYMYWVYGQQYTIPFHKVPFHLQLHCNLANLSLLAPQIYWFVLLCRKAYRLYLRQTGSTGQTSHKDGSKTD; this comes from the exons ATGTATATGTTAGCTTGTGGCGTTGTATTTTTCCCGGGACTGTTCTTCATATCCAGGAAAGTGCTTGAATCCACTTTCAAAAATTGGAATGATGCAGATGTGTTTGTGGTCAGCGAAAG GTTGCTGTCCTCCATCCATGCAACTCTGGCTACTATTGTTGGGTTCATAATTGCTACTGCCTCCAATGATGTGATGTCTGACAG GCACAGACTGACCAATGAATTTGTGTGGTTTGGCGCCCCTTACATGGCCTTTGATATCTACGCCATGTATCTGAGTAACTACCACAGTCAAAAGGTCAGAGGGCACGAGGCGTACATGAAGCACTCCCTCCTTACCATCAAGCTGTTCCTCCTCCGGTATCCCCTGCTGGTGTTTCATCACATGGTCCTCCTCACGGTCTTTATGCCCATCACTCTG TTCCTCAGGACCGGTCTAGGTGGAGACTTCTTCATTGGCTGTTTCTTCATGGCTGAATTCAGCACTCCATTTGTCTCATTAGGAAAGGTTCTGATGCAG TTGGGACTAGAGGACTCATGGCTTCACAGAGTCAACGGTGTGATGGTTCTGCTGAGTTTCTTCACCTGCCGTATCCTGAGCTTCCCCTACATGTACTGGGTGTATGGTCAGCAGTACACCATTCCCTTCCACAAAGTGCCGTTCCATCTACAGCTCCACTGCAACTTAGCCAACCTATCCTTACTAGCACCTCAGATCTACTGGTTTGTGCTGCTGTGTCGCAAGGCCTATCGCCTCTACCTGCGTCAGACTGGGTCAACGGGTCAAACTTCTCATAAAGATGGCTCAAAGACAGATTAG
- the LOC115141580 gene encoding gem-associated protein 4-like, whose amino-acid sequence MNQDSWLSCEKTAILQGGFLLANRLCQPASLSALQKEDWSKVGHPILQAVREICGQERGSCLSSVHWKKKIICVLWSKLLGRESEEDMEIGWRENPFFSLQNSLPDINRTVMFELVKLKGFTQIYAQLLLCLPSSHLSSELEKLVQHITRNSTEADVRVLLEVWWELWKGREGRQEDDLDTVFTNQWTRLPNTTGLSPHAAKRFKSNPDTPAPSINDVLSILFHALEEVKEHLSTSDLCYCALSNCLDSLYTSHLIDQAIILPAEVQLQSLNSAVTVRKRHAGIEKFDLVQVISEAHSDLKAAHTPSQFKPCGMTLMQALQTVSQLTQAWEKRGLLEMTDSCDPSVLARRLKSCLARVLESLEELSMSETMDEGERQTLNNVQSTFRGLLVSLSFPDTESNAGEMAHIAVAIINHRLEGFRDFTTLFATELSWSLSVEEWISCLERNKNAFQRKDIVMKLVSTLIAKCQIDTEEVEHCKKLKDIIVNIFAELPLADKNTTLAEMLTCSKKGLQGSLPQAVTEGFSEELNMAFNCIIQGGSAQKNLSLAVAAIARVAFQNPEATLRRCCHLAVVNHGAHSLLSNILQQLPGLRGGAPGCTEGTGSSAGSLLCSCLQDTAMTKLSSAKEEDQFLHFLVALMQPSISESGQSFLHPEVVVCAFVLPHLSPSGSSTCSLELCLRLLHSAFSLDFQDASPHWVMNCSPFPLLCVLCQLLNEGCGCWELPAEGAPCHLSMESKVLLVTVLTALGKVVGREVASAPNTWSRALFWLYNKVEALDWTVRFHLKVVWGDHFKNEVPSSLLAVCELPEQEWSGLKLSQYGQGTGLLAWMECCALSDEVQDTMLTSLALNQHRPDDVNMFSKGLLVAVTQTLPWCTVAEWGRLLRAMQELLRSGRLHVPYSLEYVDFLPLLDLRPFSCELRLSVLLLRVLQLLCGSSCKDWLPGQGWAHVGLLYASAMREIIDSLRGKLSPSSSNTSIKDPKEERAATTPASQEVLFVLSQLFCHVQHIQVMMPGGQCESLFLCALEILTHYEAVLAAHPSCCSHLETKNTRHFFTTITDNLDSAEMKAVLHQKIAQLSSSG is encoded by the exons ATGAATCAAG ATTCCTGGCTGAGCTGTGAGAAGACTGCCATTCTCCAGGGAGGCTTTCTGTTGGCCAACAGATTGTGCCAGCCAGCGTCACTCAGTGCCCTGCagaaggaggactggagtaaggttgGCCACCCAATTCTACAGGCTGTCAGAGAAATATGTGGGCAGGAGCGCGGTAGCTGTCTGAGCAGTGTTCACTGGAAGAAGAAAATCATCTGCGTCTTATGGAGCAAATTACTGGGGCGGGAGAGCGAAGAGGACATGGAAATCGGCTGGAGGGAGAATCCATTCTTCTCTCTGCAGAACAGTCTACCTGATATTAACCGAACAGTGATGTTTGAGCTGGTCAAGTTGAAAGGCTTCACTCAGATCTACGCCCAGCTGCTTTTGTGTCTGCCGTCGTCCCACCTGAGTTCTGAGCTAGAGAAGCTAGTTCAACACATCACCCGTAACAGCACTGAGGCGGACGTCCGCGTCCTGCTGGAGGTGTGGTGGGAGCTGTGGAAGGGCAGGGAGGGAAGGCAAGAGGACGACCTAGATACGGTCTTTACTAACCAGTGGACCCGCCTCCCCAACACCACTGGCCTCTCGCCTCATGCTGCCAAAAGATTCAAGTCAAACCCAGATACCCCAGCACCATCCATCAATGATGTGCTGTCCATTCTTTTTCATGCTCTGGAGGAGGTGAAAGAGCATCTGAGCACCTCTGACCTTTGCTACTGTGCCCTATCCAACTGCCTCGACTCCCTGTACACCTCACATCTGATAGACCAAGCTATCATCCTCCCAGCTGAGGTGCAACTTCAGAGCCTGAACAGTGCGGTGACTGTCAGAAAGAGGCATGCTGGGATAGAGAAGTTTGATCTGGTCCAGGTGATAAGCGAGGCCCACAGTGACCTGAAGGCAGCCCACACACCCTCCCAGTTTAAACCCTGTGGAATGACACTAATGCAAGCCCTGCAGACTGTCTCACAGCTCACTCAGGCCTGGGAGAAGAGAGGGCTGCTGGAGATGACAGACAGCTGTGACCCCAGTGTCTTGGCACGCCGTCTGAAAAGCTGTCTGGCCAGAGTGCTCGAGTCCCTAGAGGAACTTTCCATGTCTGAGACCATGGATGAGGGTGAGCGCCAGACACTGAACAATGTGCAAAGCACTTTTAGAGGCTTGTTAGTCTCACTGTCCTTCCCCGACACAGAGAGCAATGCTGGGGAAATGGCCCACATTGCCGTAGCCATCATTAACCACCGCTTGGAGGGCTTCCGAGATTTCACTACTCTATTTGCAACTGAACTGAGCTGGTCCCTGAGTGTGGAGGAGTGGATCAGCTGTCTGGAGAGAAACAAAAACGCATTCCAGCGAAAGGACATTGTCATGAAATTAGTCTCCACTCTCATTGCAAAGTGCCAAATAGATACTGAAGAAGTAGAGCACTGCAAAAAGCTGAAGGACATTATTGTGAACATTTTCGCAGAGCTCCCCTTAGCTGACAAAAACACAACATTAGCGGAAATGCTAACCTGCTCCAAGAAGGGTCTCCAGGGCTCTCTGCCCCAGGCTGTGACGGAGGGCTTTAGTGAGGAGCTCAACATGGCGTTCAACTGCATCATCCAGGGTGGATCGGCGCAGAAAAACCTCAGCTTGGCCGTGGCCGCCATAGCCCGCGTGGCCTTTCAGAACCCCGAGGCCACCCTGCGTCGGTGCTGCCATCTAGCGGTGGTGAACCATGGGGCCCACAGCCTCCTCTCCAATATACTCCAGCAACTCCCAGGGCTGAGGGGGGGTGCCCCCGGTTGCACAGAGGGGACGGGCAGCTCTGCGGGGAgcttactgtgcagctgtcttcaagATACTGCCATGACTAAACTGTCCTCAGCTAAGGAGGAGGACCAGTTCCTGCACTTCCTGGTTGCACTGATGCAGCCGAGCATTTCCGAGAGCGGACAGAGTTTCCTGCACCCTGAAGTGGTTGTGTGTGCCTTCGTCCTgcctcacctctccccctctggctCTAGCACCTGCAGCCTGGAGCTGTGCCTGCGTTTGCTCCACTCTGCATTTTCTCTGGATTTCCAGGATGCATCTCCACACTGGGTCATGAACTGCTCCCCGTTCCCCCTCCTCTGCGTCCTCTGCCAGCTCCTGAACGAGGGCTGCGGGTGCTGGGAGCTTCCTGCAGAGGGCGCACCATGTCACTTATCCATGGAGTCCAAGGTGCTGCTCGTCACTGTGCTGACTGCATTGGGCAAGGTGGTGGGACGGGAGGTGGCCTCAGCCCCCAACACCTGGTCCAGAGCCCTTTTCTGGCTCTACAATAAGGTGGAGGCCCTGGACTGGACTGTTCGCTTCCACCTGAAGGTAGTGTGGGGGGATCACTTCAAAAACGAGGTGCCGTCCTCACTGTTGGCTGTGTGCGAGCTGCCGGAGCAGGAGTGGTCTGGCCTAAAGTTGTCCCAGTACGGGCAGGGCACAGGGCTGCTGGCGTGGATGGAGTGCTGCGCTCTCTCTGACGAGGTTCAGGACACCATGCTGACCTCTCTGGCTCTGAACCAGCATCGGCCCGACGACGTCAACATGTTCAGCAAAGGCCTGCTGGTGGCTGTGACACAGACCCTACCCTGGTGCACCGTCGCCGAGTGGGGCAGGCTGCTGAGAGCCATGCAAGAGCTGCTCCGCTCAGGTCGTCTCCACGTGCCTTACTCTCTGGAGTACGTGGACTTTCTCCCCTTGCTGGACCTGCGGCCGTTCTCCTGCGAGCTGCGTCTGTCCGTGCTACTGCTGCGTGTCCTCCAGCTGCTCTGCGGCTCCAGCTGCAAAGACTGGCTTCCCGGCCAGGGCTGGGCCCACGTGGGGCTGCTGTACGCCAGCGCCATGAGAGAGATCATAGACTCCCTGAGGGGAAAGCTTTCGCCGTCTTCCTCAAACACCTCCATCAAAGACCCAAAAGAAGAGAGGGCAGCTACCACCCCCGCCAGCCAGGAGGTGCTGTTTGTACTGAGCCAGCTCTTCTGCCATGTGCAGCACATTCAAGTGATGATGCCCGGCGGTCAGTGTGAGTCCCTGTTCCTGTGTGCCCTGGAGATCCTGACCCACTACGAGGCAGTACTGGCTGCACACCCCAGCTGCTGCTCCCACCTGGAGACCAAGAACACTCGCCACTTCTTCACCACCATCACAGACAACCTGGACAGCGCCGAGATGAAGGCTGTGTTGCATCAGAAAATTGCTCAGCTGTCGTCTTCAGGTTGA